The stretch of DNA CGCAAGAAGCACGGAAAGCTGGATATCCTCATCAACAATGCCGGCGTCATGGTGCCGCCCTACGGCAAGACCGAGGACGGTTTCGAGCTGCAGATCGGTTGCAACCATCTAGGCCACTTCGCGCTTACTGCCCAGCTCATCGACCTCGTCAACGCAGCACCTGAAGGTCGCGTTGTCTCAGTCGCCAGCCAGGCGCACAGGGCGGGCAAAATCAATTTCGACGATCTTCATTGGGAAAAGGGATACCAGCAGTGGCCTGCCTACGGCCAAAGCAAGCTGGCAAACCTCCTTTTCACTTACGAGCTTGACCGCAATCTGAAAGAAGCCGGCCACACCACCCGCGCGACCGCCGCGCACCCCGGCTACTCGTCCACCAACCTCCAGCGCACCATGACCGCCGGTACGATCGCCAACGCACTTTTTGCTCAAAGCCAAAAGGCCGGTGCCTTGCCGACCTTGCGCGCCGCAACAGACCCGGACGCCGAGTCGGGCTCCTACTGGGGCCCCAATGGCATCATGGAAATGCGAGGGCACCCGGTGAAGGTCAAATCCAACCGCCGCTCCCACGACAAGCGGGTCGCCCGCCGACTGTGGGATGCATCCAAAGAACTGACCGGACAGACCTTCACAGTTTAGCTAATGAACCACATTGATCAGGCGCAACCCGCACGGCATTGTATGCCGATGAGTAACGGGCGCGCCGATCATAAGTTGCGCCCCTTGGGAGACTGACAATGGGCCGCAACATCCTGCTGATCACCACCGACCAGATGCGCTATGACGCATTGGGCTGTACCGGCGGCACAGTCGCCCGCACGCCGCGCA from Pyruvatibacter sp. HU-CL02332 encodes:
- a CDS encoding oxidoreductase, whose protein sequence is MGWKAKDVPDQSGKHIIVTGSNSGIGFEAANVLAAKGAHVTLACRNADKAKEAQAKIKKANKGATVETGSLDLASLKSIAAFAADYRKKHGKLDILINNAGVMVPPYGKTEDGFELQIGCNHLGHFALTAQLIDLVNAAPEGRVVSVASQAHRAGKINFDDLHWEKGYQQWPAYGQSKLANLLFTYELDRNLKEAGHTTRATAAHPGYSSTNLQRTMTAGTIANALFAQSQKAGALPTLRAATDPDAESGSYWGPNGIMEMRGHPVKVKSNRRSHDKRVARRLWDASKELTGQTFTV